From Patescibacteria group bacterium, a single genomic window includes:
- a CDS encoding Fic family protein, with protein sequence MYTPKYSISNKILKNIGITEAAREVIMNAPLVPAWEKKFRDEAILRTVHYGTHIEGNELNFTEAAQVLEGKEIVGRDRDIQEVINYRQVLRFIDSFTGEIAAETIKTMHKLTTEKILEAGECGQFRTKQVVVKNSQTQEVVFRPPPALEVPYQVDDFIEWLRQEKEIHPVLKAGVTHYELVRIHPFLDGNGRVARAVATLVLFKEGYDIKKFFSLEEHYDQDASRYYAALQSVKPEENYDLTDWLDYFTEGLAIELTRIKEKVQSLSIDLKLKEKIGGTQIALSERQMKIIDHIQKVGFLQNKQFAELLPMISEDTILRDLKDLLKKGIIKKEGTTKAARYILKG encoded by the coding sequence ATGTACACGCCGAAATATTCGATTAGTAACAAAATCCTCAAAAATATTGGGATAACCGAAGCCGCCAGGGAAGTCATTATGAACGCCCCCCTGGTGCCGGCCTGGGAAAAGAAATTCCGGGACGAAGCGATTTTGCGTACCGTTCACTACGGAACCCATATTGAAGGCAATGAGTTGAACTTTACGGAAGCCGCGCAGGTTTTAGAAGGCAAAGAAATTGTTGGCCGCGACCGGGATATTCAGGAAGTCATCAATTACCGCCAGGTTTTGCGTTTTATTGATTCCTTTACCGGGGAAATTGCGGCGGAAACGATTAAGACCATGCATAAATTAACCACGGAGAAGATTCTTGAAGCGGGAGAGTGCGGTCAATTTAGAACTAAACAGGTGGTGGTCAAAAATTCCCAAACCCAGGAAGTCGTTTTCCGTCCGCCACCCGCCCTTGAGGTTCCTTATCAAGTTGATGATTTTATTGAGTGGTTAAGGCAGGAAAAAGAGATTCATCCGGTTTTGAAGGCAGGAGTGACCCATTATGAACTCGTTAGAATTCATCCCTTTTTAGACGGCAATGGCCGGGTGGCCAGGGCGGTCGCCACTTTAGTCCTTTTTAAAGAAGGCTATGATATCAAAAAGTTTTTTTCACTAGAGGAGCATTACGATCAGGATGCGAGCCGGTACTACGCGGCCTTGCAATCGGTTAAACCGGAAGAGAATTATGACCTAACGGATTGGTTGGATTATTTTACCGAAGGCTTGGCGATCGAGCTTACCAGAATCAAAGAAAAAGTCCAGAGTCTTTCGATTGATTTAAAACTTAAAGAAAAAATCGGCGGAACACAAATAGCCCTATCAGAAAGACAGATGAAAATTATTGACCATATTCAAAAAGTCGGTTTCTTACAAAACAAGCAATTTGCCGAGCTTTTGCCGATGATTTCCGAAGACACGATTTTACGGGACTTAAAAGATTTGCTCAAGAAAGGTATAATCAAGAAAGAGGGAACAACGAAAGCCGCCCGTTATATTTTAAAGGGCTAA
- a CDS encoding NAD(P)H-hydrate dehydratase — MEKVTIEDLKKLYLAGKESHKGENGKLTIIGGSKLFHGASLWALKVASRIVDMVFYASIPENNELTKTLRAEIFDFITLPREEVESYIEESDAILIGPGLMREPGTKEITGKLLTKYPQKKWVVDAGSLTEMEASWLNKNCLLTPHQKEFATLFKMEAKEENIKAMAQKYGCTILFKGQRDLICSPKECKICEGGNQGMTKGGTGDVLAGLAAALACKNDLFLAACGASLINKKAGEELAARVGFYYNASDLAEQIPQTMKELMAR, encoded by the coding sequence ATGGAAAAAGTGACGATTGAGGATTTAAAAAAACTTTATCTAGCAGGTAAAGAATCGCACAAAGGCGAAAACGGGAAGTTAACCATTATCGGCGGTTCTAAACTTTTTCACGGCGCCTCTTTGTGGGCTTTAAAAGTGGCCTCAAGAATCGTGGATATGGTTTTTTACGCTTCCATTCCTGAAAATAATGAGCTAACGAAAACGCTTAGGGCCGAGATTTTTGATTTTATCACTCTGCCCAGAGAAGAAGTCGAAAGCTACATTGAGGAGTCCGACGCTATCCTGATCGGGCCTGGTTTAATGCGCGAGCCCGGGACAAAAGAAATAACCGGAAAGTTATTGACGAAATATCCGCAAAAGAAATGGGTGGTTGATGCCGGTAGCCTGACGGAAATGGAAGCGAGTTGGCTTAATAAAAATTGTTTATTGACACCTCACCAAAAAGAATTTGCCACTCTTTTCAAAATGGAAGCGAAAGAAGAAAATATTAAAGCCATGGCGCAAAAATATGGCTGTACGATTCTTTTTAAGGGTCAGCGGGATTTAATCTGTTCTCCGAAAGAATGTAAAATTTGCGAAGGCGGTAACCAGGGGATGACAAAGGGCGGTACGGGTGATGTTTTGGCCGGTTTAGCCGCGGCCTTAGCCTGTAAAAATGATTTGTTTTTGGCGGCCTGCGGCGCCTCTTTAATCAATAAGAAGGCCGGAGAAGAATTGGCAGCCAGGGTTGGTTTTTACTATAACGCTTCGGATTTAGCCGAGCAAATTCCCCAGACAATGAAAGAACTAATGGCACGATGA